The Fusarium falciforme chromosome 10, complete sequence DNA segment gtattatagagcaataaaagtggggaaaataataaataaggttataaagaagaaggccagcttctcatAGGTAGTCTTGttgcttatattaattaaagatctaagaagttatttctaagagagggtttatagcttatatagctaattgatcggaatctattagcccgattcggataaaagttataccgtcggatagttctaattccgggctttaaaaccctattagttttgctagaaacggatagcttaaagccgggctatagttagaagaagctgaaacccttaaaggttttaaactaagagatttaaaaccggataggaaataccctatagaaaggcatggctttatcggctttatcgggctctataagagccctaagtccgaagtcacgtgacccttcctaaaagggtaatattgcctaaaagggggattattgtaactccttaatatcttgcttatctaagtatataaagcttaggtaagcaggctataagatagcgcataagctatactatagggtaataaagtcctaggcttataccttatatgcttatttttctagaattatatttataaaagacctttataataaggacttttacaaAGAAAAGCCCTAATGccgctaattatatataaaagttagataatttaatagtcttagtttcttaaagacttttatttccttaacttcttaaaagattaagactttatatatagttaaaagggctaaattaataattatattataaccttatagcttaagaagatctttatcttatagataaagCCAGCTAAGGAGGGAAATAAGAgactacttattattaatagctatagtagttatattactaataagtatatatttaaatacttctagaataatatatatatattttaccttatactATATTCTTTCTATATTCTTTAACCTCTTAACCTTATagtctttaatcttattaagtagtgatattattatcttatattattacttttcttaatctaagtatatatccctattagtaaatatatcttcttataatattattataagataaagaaaGCAaagataatatctaagaatatccttataggttaaaaagcCTCTAGACTTTagctagtattaataataaagcccctaataaaccctataataattatattactagaaaccctaaaaatactataaaaaaggGCCTATTTGCTATCCCCTTATCTTTTTAAGAcccctatattattataagagctttaagctttacttaagagTATCTTATTAgcattaaagcttaatagtataatataactttttataaggaaaattaCTAAGGATATAGactataaaaaccttatattagtGAGTtaaaaaaaggaattaatactCTTTAGGTaagaaagagaggaaataagacctaagaaaagaaacaaggTTCCTTTTAATCCTAATTAATGCTTTATAAAggttcttaatattaataaagcctaTTAGGAGATATTAAAGCTTCTAAAGCTAAAGGAGATATTAGAGAAAGTTAGGAAGTAAAAAAACATAAATCTATTTCATAAGCAGTAATTAGAgattatagagatattagatttaatattcttataatattatattattattaaaattaatattatttatgaTACTTTAAATGAGCGATGTTCGTGAAAGTGGGCGGTTTCTGGGTGTAGGCGGTTTCTGGGTGGTGGGGCTTAATGGGACCTATAACTATCTAGCCCTAAAATGGCATCACTGAGCAAGACAGGCGCAGACCCAGGATTCGGCGCGCGCTTGACATTAAGTGACGAGGTTTTCAAGGATTGTTCATGTCCGAGGCTGGCAAAGCGTGGATGATTTGAGTTTTGGGCGAGACGTAGTTGATATTTCATCTGCTCCACACAGCCAGTTTCCCATCTGAGAGCATTCAGCACCCACCGAAGCCCGTCCAGATCGTGCAAATACTAATACGAGTGCCACGTCGGTCCTCTttccacacacacacatacaCACACACTCGCGCGTGTGCCCTcaccctctctctcctcttctctcctgcGCGTAAATTGCCATACCCTCGACACAACATGTCCACCGTCGTCGCAGTCGCTGGTGGCAGCGGCAACCTGGGCCGCACCatcgtcgaggccatcctcgCCGACGGCAAATTCACCCCCATCATCTTGGCTCGCAAGGCAAGCTGCGCCCTAGCCCTTCCCTCAGTTGTCTAATATGCATGAGGCGCGGGTCGCTAACGTAGGGGATACTGTGCAGGAGAACCCCGCGAAAGCCAAACTGATCGGCGCCCCCATCTTGGCCATCGACTACACGAATGTCGAGTCCCTGACGAAGTCGCTCGAGGAGGGGAATATCGCAGTGGTCATCTCCGTGCTCAACACAATGGCCAGCATCGAGCCGGAGCTCAACCTTATCGCCGCGTCGGATGCCTCCAAACCCACTAAGCGATTCATCCCTAGCATCTGGGGCGTCAAGTTTCCGCCAGAGTATGTCACCTTCATTTTACTTCTTTTGGGGCTCCAGGGGCCTCCGGAGAGCTCCAATGGCTGATCCCCCTCATCTTTCAGGATCATAGAGCTTTTCCCCTcggccaagggcaagctcgACGTGATTGACGCCCTGGCATCTACCTCGCTTGAATACACCGTATGGATCCCAGGCTACTTCTCGGACTGGTACATCGCCCCCCACCTTAAGACCTATATGAGCACCTTCACCATCGTCGTAGACGTGGCCAACAACACCGCCGCCATTCCGGGCAGCGCTGATGTGCCCGTCGCGCTCACTTATACCTTTGACATGGCCAAGCTCGTCGCCGCATCTCTCACCCTCCCCAAGTGGGAGCTAGAGACCTACTGTATTGGCGATAAGGTTACCTGGAACGAGCTTATCGCTATCGCCGAGGAGGTAAAGGGTACCAAGTTCAAGGTTACCTATGACTCGGTCGAGAAACTGAGGACTCTCTCCGTTACAGAGCTGCCCGACCACCCGCAGACCTACAGCTTTTTCCCCAAGGAGATGCTCCAGGCCTTCCTGGCCACCTTCGGCGTCATGTTTGATAATGGTACCTTCAATCTCACACCGGCCCACGACATCCAGCAGGACTTCCCCGACATCAAGCTCCACAGCGTGAAAGAGCTACTGACTGAGGCTTGAAAGGGCAAGTAGTCCCCTCACCACACACCTCTGTTATGGCCTTAGCACCCGACGCGAAAAGCGTTACGACGGCCTGATCATAGTTCCGTCACGTCCACAGAAAGTCTCTACATTTTCCCTTCCATTAACAGCTAACTAGGAACAGTCTCGCTCTGGGATCCAGTCTCACGCCGGAGACACTCTTGAGGGGTAACCCACGTGACGAGTCTTGCTCTATGACAGTCGGATCCAGCAGGCATTAGATAGGATTAGTAGCTTAGATtttagattacctttatGTGCCTCCTTCGCATTGTGACTTATGTTTCTTTTAACCGTATAGCTGCCAGAGTTGGCTATCTACCCTCTGCTTTCAGCAATACCTTTACCCCTTGCCAGAGCTAAGggatctataataaaaccttttatctagaggtttattaatataactaatataaaagttagcttttagctcttataagagggtataataaaagaaaactatattaggtttacttcttttattaatttaggctttaagaatataaatgttactattattttacttaagagagaaattaaattaattaatatttataatatattagataatattatatataaaaaccttaaaaggataataatacatatttataaaagtattttttaacaccttatctaagataaaatattaagttattagctttttgtatttagaaattaaagagtatttataaagtaatactattaaaagtTGTATAGATATGAAGTTAGCTTagttaaattaaataatatttttttttaaatatattgagctttaaaataataattaaagacttaataaatttatatattttaaaaattttaaagataaaaataataagaaaattagtaatactaaggcATTTTAATACatattatagtataactaaaattagtttttttatattaataaaagtttttatatacaaaaaaataatattttttattaaaaaatatattaaataataaggcttagtcttagcttagtatattaaacttatcaCAGCCCAGTACCAGACCAGGCGGTCTAGCAAGGCAAAAAGccactatataataaagatactatagaaataagtaagacctactataatataagtaagcatTTATATAGTATGCTTATATATGATAACCTTAgcgctataaataaataagtactATAGGTTTTACCCTAGTAAGcacttaaagtatataagatatatatattatattttcttatataataattaccttagctattaatataacttagttatacttaatacctttaagtatattactaaatataataacccccttatttaagcataatataattaatctttttattaatataaccctaatataactaatttatccattaagaatatatataattattatatattcatCGCTCTTAtgtaataaattacttatattaccctaaatattattaaatataataattacctaagtaactcttattaataactactaataggcattacttactaattatttacttatacttatcttagctaattaggataaaaatataaataatataaagaattctaataataaaaagaataaataattaaaagcctaaattattattataagcgctaagataaataaactctataatcttataagaaagataagtaaaatataataagtataaaatgcctagtatataaataatatttaaattattaataatatggtagttattactataagaggtaaaaatataagagaaatcttaaagctagaccccctatataataatcatatatattcctaagggataaaccagtcatactaggcttatattagtagaaagactagtcgcgctatgcttaaataagggggggttattatatctagtaatatacttaaaggtattaagtataactaagttatattaatagctaaggtagctattatataagaaagtataataagtatattttatatacttatagttaattcttagattattatttccttagtttaatctaaggtaagactaatatatttaatatttagtccttagattaatataagtaatatttaatctttttagtccttacttagttaaagtatttttattatacttccttacttagcctatattatagctataatataaggtttcttatttattaattttattcttaagattaattttaataactaagtattattaataaataattttaatatataaaactctttttttattaatataatattaggctaagtttttaaatatatttctttataaaaactttttaaaatataagatctttttacttatattatagcttttagcTCTAagattataccttatatttattatttttagtaaggcttattttataaaataatttctaattattttaattattactttatttatattaatatataagttatatataataaagctaatatagcttttttttataggtatatattaatattttttataattattaattaattcctttataattataaagaatatctaagaaattaagcACCTAGAGGATAAAGAGGCTAAGATAAAGGCTACCTTAgaggaaataataattaagcttacttatatctagaaataaaagaggttacttaaagtatatagtaatagagcctttaagcatagcttatataccttagaggaattaaataagctctataaggagttatttattattatagagatatattcttttagggctattaattatattaatcagaatattattagccttaataagcttatatttaatattattactaatagttttttaaaaggaattatatattaataaggtattttaaggggttttatatattctctaagtttaagtaatttttttatttaataaaatatagtattttattattaattttatgtatattaaatatattttttatagtttttttaatttattaatttttattttaagcttattatgaattttaatttatataatattttttattaatttaagtaatataatataaaaaattaaataaagctaaaccttaggtaataagtttaatttataattaaattttaagattttttactttattttataaaattcaataaatttataattaagttttttattttatttatttattttaatatttctttttctaaAATacattatatttctttataaaaaaagtaatcccttaattcttttcttcttaatataatttattattttatttttcataaacttaagtattatttataatttttatataggttttttaattaattattaataaaaattactttcaggttaataataatattttatattttatactatatatttaatataaatctaaaataaatataagctaatataatttttatatttttatttaaagctatattataggctagctatatagctaatagctttttaacttaattagtttatttatagttaatataatattaaatatattattttagtatataatttatatacttaatttatttattgatttctatatagtatataataaagagtttataattaattcttaggtatcttataaggctttattaaaattttaaggtaaattataatccttaatttataataattttatataatctattatatattttaataatataaaatataagaaatacgtaaattcttttattattattaattttctataaggtattaaataacaaaattttataagtttattaatagtaataagaatattattataaaagtttttaataactaatttttttaataagggtaatttaataataaaatttataataattaagtcctatagttatccTATAACTAGAAGTAgctatagttttttataaggtatatagtattatatcttattttttatatagaggttatattatttaataattattaagataatctttagtataataagaaaagtaaatattatttaaatttattttagggttttattaatcccttagtatttatatagctaataaagatatattttatatataggtttataatataatttatctaagacttattatttagttattttcttattatctaggagttatttattatattactagatttattctaagagtaaattaccttactttattatataagtaattatattaatttaataaggtatccttataattttatattatttataaattagttgTTCTTATATGAATAATTAGGCCTTTTTAtagtactttttatattaatatatttttctttatatcttacttctaaggttataattattatagtattattatatagcttaagttatttcttttagattattatattatataacttagtaataataataattaaagatactttagagtattttattaaaaataaagattttctctttataagtctaaattctattattttattattaatatctttatatttaattaataaaatctataattagttatttatatttcttaataagtataaggtattttaataaaagtattagtttttatatttacttaattaacttttatttaagatatctttctaaggtaaaatataataattattcatttatattaattttttttatattaaggttaggttattaattaataatattaggccgattattttttattctttgaatatatataataatataattaaattctaaaaggtattttatataatataattattatttattaagtttttaagtttttataaagcaaataatattcttattattacgGCTATAACAAGGGCTAGGCGGGGAAGCATAGCAAAAACACTCTAACTAAGCAGGGACCAAAGCGACTAAATATTACTCGCATTAATCtagggactaaatattaaagatattagcctTACCTTAGACTAAGCCTAGggaatattagtctaaagattaactataagtatatagaatatatttattatacttttttatataataactaccctagctattaatataacttaattatatttaatacctttaagtatattattagatataataccccctttatttaagtatagcataattaatctatttactaatataaacctagtataactaatttatctcttaagaatatatataattattatatatttatagctcttatttagaggattacttatattaccttgaataatattaaatataatagctaattaggtaactcttataaataattattaataggttttacCTATTAACCCCTTACCTATTATACCTATTTAGgctactttaattaataaagatataaaggataaaaatacaaataataaagatattaagtaactttatatataaatcacCGCTATAAGcactaaaataaataaaatatataaccttattacgagaataagtaaaacctaatatatctaaaagataatttatagagataatatctaaaagattaataatataataagtattactataaataaaagggatataagagaaatcttaaagctaaaccccTTAGAACCccttaatataactacttataagctacttatatttcttacttagctaagggtatttataatatattccttaatattatttaccttacctattaataagatttaatacACTATAAGAAGACTTAAGAactatattactatatagtttaaacctattataagggaataccttatagccctagctaattaatatttattttatacttattatttctacttagactataaagcctttaaggtaatactctaataagcctttagaattattaataaaaagttataagctaaaagagaaattaaagcgcttaaataaacctaatttatcttagagtataaaataaaatacctttaacttatattaaagcttaattagatttaaaaacctttaatatctctattttttaataaacttaagaaaaaaatatcaataaaactctataaaaaaaataacttaataaccttattaagtatattaataaggtaattaagattaataactaatagttcttatagaaaaaactataaaacttaaagtttaataataataaagctaataatctatagtttaatattaaataaggtaagaataaaagtaataataccttttataatattaaagctatccttatagtacttagagctatataaaaaggcaaataagactattataatattaaatattaatattattataaataaactatattaagaaggtttattataaaaaataataagatattaaggagcgatattattaattaagctaataataatccgtccttaaagataaaaaatatataaatatagcttactaagtctaataaaaagataataaactataaactataatctaattaattaaacttattgcgatattataaaataaatataatatattagtaagataagactaagataaatataaataaaaactaaataaaaaaatcgcttatagttaagtaaagtaacctaagaaataactaagagaaactctagatatataataataattatttctagaattaataaaataaaataaccctatgcctaatattataaataataaaaaggttattattataattattaagaagcttaaataaaaaaaagaaataatactaataaggcaaaagtaataagtgcccctaatattaattaaagaaatagactttaaaaaagctataatataaggttttaattataaaaaatagattataagatataataaaaataaataatatataataccttttattatatattaaagagattactAATAGGataatcctatataatataattatagtttatgcccctaatattagattaaagtattatatgaatataataaaacctataaataataaaaaatagattaatataataagcttttatataataactaaattactaagataaataataataatattaattaaactaagtttaagtataatacttagaaactataaaaggaaatatataaggaatgcctctaataataaaagcactaaaagagtaataaggaattataagaaaaagagaattacccctagctatataataagaataataacaaatattaaaataatctataagaaagatatatctagactatataagaatatatagatataatatataaataagaaatctatatctaagcctattataaggaactAGCTAAGAACCTATAGCACCgagaagtattatttaacctataagataatataaggatatatcttatatatacggaatatcttagtatctcttagatatcttattaatattattaatataaagaatatagggaagaaaaagaaaaataaggctattttcttattgccttattagcttagctaaataattaatcctatatataatatataataaaaggctattaggtattctataaatataatactattagcattatatatatataatactaggagGACTTATACTATACTAtctagaaatataaataaattatttataaagttaaagattaataaaagcgGGTCAGCtaagagaaaatattaaaaaaaataagaacttataacctagttagaagATAAAGAAAACCTAGGGTaagaataagaataataatactaagattaattatatagctaagataatatatataactataaagtatataataatagtaaatataagtttaactatattagctatactaagacaatattaaaaaactaggaagCCTACTTATAAGAAGGCCATATgtagaaaaataacttataatactataaaaggccctatatattataaaaaggggtaataacctaagatattttaaaatataaatataaattaagggaaaatagctatatactttagtaaataatagagctaagtagaatctatttaatttacagatagtaaataggcttaagttactataaaggtataaggtaaagccttatataataattaaccttaaagggaaataatttaattataataataaaattattaataatgagattaataaccttaaagtttttattaaataaaaaaactaaggaatcttatttcatataatacttataaaaggctataacctaatacttaagtacttataattatattaatttatattttaattaatagattagctaagtatttttttttaataataaggtattttttataataaataataacttaaaaaataatataagatcttaaacttttatgaAAAATCCTAAAAAGTTaagtaaaggtaaatataagatatctctttacctaaaggaatataatataaatattataataaataaaaataataaaattaataaataattatatataataagaattaatttatactattaggttaacctagatatataatatatctagctaGCTGGGGAATAATAGAATATAgataaagctaaaaatatatatatttgcacatattataaggaattagtaataaacccttaatagctagagctataatataaccctttggataatacttaaattatattaatatactcctaatataaagaaatctattaggtattatataaagattaccgctatagtatatatattataaataaataataaaataattatttcttagtttaattattatagctaaatactaGACCTTATATAGCatataagacctattagtataaggtaaaataataatttaaagggattaatattactatgtTATACTTCTACCCCTTAAgtgtgacgatcgtgtatattcccaagggataaaccggtcatgctgggtttatgttggcagatagactagtcgcgctGTGCTTGAATAAGGGGGTGTTACGTCtggtaatatgcttaaaggtattgagtgtaaccaagttgtattgatagctgaggcagctactatataagaaagtgtAATGAATGTGTTCTATATACTTGGTGGTTGATCTTTGGACTGATGTCCTCTGGAttcggtctagggtaggaccGGTGTTTTTAATGTTTGGTCCCAGGACCGATGTGAGCGATGTTCGGTCCTCTCGGTCCTTGCTTAGTCAGAGTGTTTCTGCcatgcttccc contains these protein-coding regions:
- a CDS encoding NmrA domain-containing protein, whose translation is MSTVVAVAGGSGNLGRTIVEAILADGKFTPIILARKASCALALPSVENPAKAKLIGAPILAIDYTNVESLTKSLEEGNIAVVISVLNTMASIEPELNLIAASDASKPTKRFIPSIWGVKFPPEIIELFPSAKGKLDVIDALASTSLEYTVWIPGYFSDWYIAPHLKTYMSTFTIVVDVANNTAAIPGSADVPVALTYTFDMAKLVAASLTLPKWELETYCIGDKVTWNELIAIAEEVKGTKFKVTYDSVEKLRTLSVTELPDHPQTYSFFPKEMLQAFLATFGVMFDNGTFNLTPAHDIQQDFPDIKLHSVKELLTEA